A single genomic interval of Chryseobacterium paludis harbors:
- a CDS encoding thymidylate synthase, translating into MQNYLDLLQHILDNGTDKTDRTGTGTRSVFGYQLRYDLSKGFPLVTTKKVHLKSIIYELLWFLKGDTNVQYLNDHGVSIWDEWANENGDLGPVYGAQWRSWSGADNKIVDQISEVIDQIKKNPDSRRLIVSAWNVAEIPNMALAPCHALFQFYVADGKLSLQLYQRSADVFLGVPFNIASYALLLMMVAQVCDLEVGDYVHSFGDVHIYNNHFEQVNRQLSRDPKPLPTMKLNPEIKNIFDFNFEDFTLENYDPHPGIKAPVAI; encoded by the coding sequence ATGCAAAATTACTTAGACCTTTTACAGCATATCCTGGATAATGGAACAGACAAAACAGATCGAACAGGAACCGGAACAAGAAGTGTTTTCGGATATCAGCTGAGATATGATTTATCAAAAGGTTTTCCCTTGGTAACAACCAAGAAGGTGCATTTGAAATCTATAATTTATGAATTACTATGGTTCTTAAAAGGAGATACTAATGTTCAATATTTAAATGATCATGGGGTAAGCATCTGGGATGAATGGGCCAATGAAAATGGAGATTTAGGTCCCGTTTACGGAGCACAATGGAGAAGCTGGAGTGGAGCAGATAATAAGATAGTGGACCAGATTTCAGAGGTAATTGATCAGATCAAAAAAAATCCGGATTCCAGAAGGCTGATCGTTTCTGCATGGAATGTAGCAGAAATTCCAAATATGGCTTTAGCACCTTGTCATGCATTATTTCAGTTTTATGTAGCAGACGGAAAGTTATCTTTACAACTTTATCAAAGAAGCGCTGATGTTTTCCTTGGAGTTCCTTTTAATATTGCTAGCTATGCTTTATTATTGATGATGGTAGCGCAGGTTTGTGATCTCGAAGTGGGAGATTATGTTCACAGTTTTGGTGATGTTCATATTTACAATAACCATTTTGAACAGGTAAACAGACAACTTTCAAGAGATCCAAAACCACTTCCTACAATGAAATTGAATCCAGAAATTAAGAATATATTCGATTTTAATTTTGAAGATTTTACGTTGGAAAATTACGACCCACATCCGGGAATTAAAGCGCCTGTTGCGATTTAA
- a CDS encoding TonB-dependent receptor plug domain-containing protein: MNFKKVSIAVIFLTASSTAFYAQDTRQDTIKKEKKIEGVVIQGSSNKKTETAVLGEQKKAIIQKQAVSAEEISRKGISNVEQGLTKVTGITTVEGRGLFVRGLEERYNYLLINGLGSPSNNPFQKIIALKQFPTDVVGKLNIYKTFNSNLYGDFAGATFDIETLTIDKSFSKIEFSVGVNTLSTFRDNFKVSEGAEGFEGYLGLNSRNRRLPSQVRNFRPNTYAFSKDESLNSFKDSWNVDNIKSLPNTSIGFTTVQKVKAGETGNIGILFSLNQGSKYSYREGDNNQFRDNGQIIELSNSLWKKSYVHELESSVLLGAAYKNKGTNINLNAIYLQNSANIIEDFTGYKNFSVQDIRFFRTNQQDISRFLNLQLTASQKIGERHLFKVGGSYVLNNYSQPDRKIFELSDPEDHSHAAFSYGANNLIRQYLDVDGKFYGSAFGEYSVLLGNKGERKDYPMQLSVGYNGFSDIRKNSYRFIFGEPKGINNPVFINIDQLQSTLDNSIQNDKLYYKEGSNPNAYLSNIYQFVNAGYANFDYKPNDSWDILIGGRAENDMRIIRYSDGQKSRNITSNKTYILPSISIKKALDNKNNLRLSLSKTITRPILIETMPIEYINPDNSSVRGNEFIQNSENYNIDLKWEYFPTSKEMFAVNLFAKRIDKAIERSISPSGNASGLVTTFYNSKKANLAGVELEGILSLGRISDALDKFTFGVNATFMYSDVTRGNEQLNTERPGIVGFNDDNLHKRGLQGAAPYTINGDLKYEYKNSKNLSSTLSLVYNVSGSKVYAVGGSGTDNYYERPFHQLDFVYQNQIDKNWNVKFRIQNILNSKYRVELGDNNYYPVKTNDNYALNSYFNGVNFNFTVGYTF, encoded by the coding sequence ATGAATTTTAAGAAAGTTAGTATAGCGGTTATATTTTTAACCGCCTCATCGACTGCATTTTATGCTCAAGATACCAGGCAAGATACCATCAAGAAAGAGAAAAAGATCGAAGGTGTTGTCATCCAGGGTAGTAGCAATAAAAAAACTGAAACTGCTGTATTAGGAGAACAGAAAAAGGCAATTATCCAGAAACAAGCTGTAAGCGCCGAGGAAATTTCCAGAAAAGGAATCTCTAACGTAGAACAAGGTCTTACGAAAGTAACCGGAATCACTACAGTTGAAGGAAGAGGACTTTTCGTAAGAGGTCTTGAAGAAAGATACAACTATCTATTAATAAACGGACTAGGATCTCCTTCCAACAACCCATTCCAAAAAATCATTGCATTAAAGCAATTCCCAACCGATGTTGTAGGTAAATTAAATATCTACAAAACATTCAACTCTAACCTTTACGGTGATTTCGCCGGAGCCACTTTTGATATTGAAACCTTAACGATTGATAAGTCATTTTCAAAAATTGAATTTAGTGTTGGTGTAAATACATTAAGTACATTCAGAGATAACTTTAAGGTATCTGAAGGCGCAGAAGGTTTTGAAGGTTATTTAGGCTTGAATTCCAGAAATAGAAGACTTCCTAGTCAGGTTAGAAATTTCAGACCTAACACTTATGCCTTTTCAAAAGATGAATCATTAAATTCTTTTAAAGATTCATGGAATGTTGATAACATCAAATCTTTACCTAACACAAGTATAGGATTTACAACTGTTCAAAAAGTAAAGGCTGGCGAAACTGGAAATATAGGAATTTTATTCTCTTTAAATCAAGGTTCAAAATATTCATATAGAGAAGGGGATAATAATCAATTTAGAGATAACGGACAAATTATAGAGTTAAGTAACTCTTTATGGAAAAAGAGTTATGTACATGAACTTGAATCCTCAGTTTTACTTGGAGCTGCGTATAAAAATAAAGGGACTAATATTAATTTAAATGCAATCTATCTTCAAAATTCAGCCAATATCATCGAAGATTTTACAGGTTACAAAAATTTTAGCGTACAAGACATACGTTTTTTTAGAACCAATCAACAGGATATATCAAGATTCTTAAATTTACAATTAACTGCTTCTCAAAAAATTGGTGAACGTCATTTATTTAAAGTTGGTGGAAGTTATGTACTTAATAATTATAGCCAACCAGATAGAAAAATATTTGAACTTAGTGATCCTGAAGACCATAGTCATGCTGCATTTTCTTATGGTGCTAATAACCTTATCAGACAATATTTAGATGTTGATGGTAAGTTTTATGGGTCAGCATTTGGAGAATATTCAGTCTTACTTGGTAATAAGGGTGAGCGAAAAGATTATCCTATGCAATTATCAGTTGGATATAATGGATTTTCTGATATCAGAAAAAACTCGTATCGATTTATTTTTGGAGAACCTAAAGGTATAAATAATCCTGTTTTTATTAATATTGACCAGCTGCAATCTACTTTAGATAACTCAATTCAAAATGACAAGTTATATTATAAAGAAGGAAGTAATCCCAATGCATACTTATCTAATATCTACCAATTTGTAAATGCAGGTTATGCTAATTTTGACTATAAGCCAAATGATAGTTGGGATATCTTGATAGGTGGAAGGGCTGAAAATGACATGAGAATCATTAGATATTCAGATGGGCAAAAAAGCAGAAATATAACATCGAATAAAACTTATATTTTACCCTCAATTTCAATTAAAAAAGCACTAGATAATAAAAATAATTTAAGACTTTCATTAAGCAAAACAATTACACGTCCAATACTTATTGAAACCATGCCAATTGAGTATATAAATCCAGATAACTCTTCTGTTCGTGGTAATGAATTTATCCAAAATAGCGAAAACTATAATATAGACCTTAAGTGGGAATACTTTCCAACCAGTAAAGAAATGTTTGCTGTGAATCTATTTGCAAAAAGAATCGATAAAGCTATTGAAAGATCTATTTCACCGTCGGGAAATGCCAGTGGTCTTGTTACTACCTTTTATAATTCCAAAAAAGCAAATCTTGCAGGTGTAGAATTAGAAGGCATTCTAAGTTTAGGAAGAATTTCAGATGCGCTGGACAAGTTTACGTTTGGAGTTAATGCAACGTTTATGTATTCAGATGTCACAAGAGGCAACGAGCAGCTAAATACTGAAAGACCAGGTATTGTTGGCTTTAACGATGATAATCTTCATAAAAGAGGACTACAAGGGGCTGCTCCATATACAATCAATGGAGACTTAAAATATGAATATAAAAATTCTAAAAACCTTAGCAGTACACTTTCTCTAGTCTATAATGTTTCTGGATCAAAGGTTTATGCTGTTGGGGGATCTGGAACAGACAATTATTATGAAAGACCATTTCATCAATTAGACTTTGTTTATCAAAATCAAATTGATAAAAACTGGAATGTAAAATTCAGAATTCAAAATATTCTAAACAGTAAATATCGTGTTGAATTAGGTGATAATAATTATTATCCAGTAAAAACTAATGATAATTATGCTCTAAACAGTTATTTCAACGGAGTCAATTTTAATTTCACAGTTGGCTATACATTTTAA
- a CDS encoding sensor histidine kinase: MKFYRLTLVASCLITLVMFLLVIIFDSLKDIYYKTPFFKIGLILCLVIIFIVNYLVLELLFNYYGKKQVRGLSQLLPQEIVNNNDENITIKELGERFSDLNQQKVSEIDMMKEMESYRKEYIGNVSHELKTPLFSIQGYVETLRDGGVDNLTIRDKYLERIDISVERLIAIVTDLDMINRLEAGEINLTVSRFDVNLLIKEIFDLLDLEAEKHNTTLQIQTLHPQIFVEADKQKMSQVFINLVSNAIHYANRQEAKVVVKTSVLKNKVLIEVIDNGMGIKSEILPRIFERFYRVETSRSRREGGSGLGLAIVKHILEAHKENITVESVYLEGTKFSFMLEKSK, translated from the coding sequence TTGAAATTTTACAGGCTCACTCTTGTCGCATCATGTTTAATAACATTGGTGATGTTCTTATTGGTGATCATTTTTGATTCACTGAAAGATATTTATTATAAAACTCCTTTTTTCAAAATAGGACTTATCCTTTGTCTCGTTATTATCTTTATTGTTAATTATTTAGTCCTTGAATTGCTGTTTAATTACTACGGTAAAAAGCAGGTTCGTGGGCTTTCACAGCTTTTACCACAGGAGATTGTAAATAACAATGATGAAAATATTACCATTAAAGAATTAGGAGAAAGGTTTTCTGATCTTAATCAGCAGAAAGTTTCTGAGATCGATATGATGAAGGAAATGGAAAGCTATCGTAAAGAATATATTGGAAATGTTTCTCATGAGCTCAAAACGCCATTGTTTTCCATTCAGGGATATGTGGAAACCCTAAGAGATGGTGGGGTAGATAATTTAACCATCCGGGATAAGTATCTGGAAAGAATAGATATTTCTGTTGAAAGACTGATTGCTATTGTCACCGATCTGGATATGATTAACAGACTTGAAGCAGGAGAAATTAATCTTACAGTTTCAAGATTTGATGTGAATCTTTTGATAAAAGAAATTTTTGACCTTCTGGATCTTGAAGCTGAAAAACATAATACAACATTACAGATTCAAACCCTGCATCCACAGATTTTTGTAGAAGCAGATAAGCAAAAGATGTCTCAGGTTTTTATCAATCTGGTTTCCAATGCTATTCATTATGCTAACAGACAGGAGGCAAAGGTTGTTGTAAAAACAAGTGTCCTGAAGAACAAAGTCTTAATCGAGGTTATTGATAATGGGATGGGGATAAAATCGGAAATCTTACCAAGAATTTTCGAGAGATTTTATCGCGTAGAGACAAGTAGAAGCCGAAGAGAAGGTGGCTCTGGCTTAGGTTTGGCCATTGTAAAGCATATTCTTGAAGCCCATAAAGAAAATATTACAGTTGAAAGTGTGTACCTTGAAGGGACAAAATTCAGTTTTATGCTTGAAAAAAGCAAATAA
- a CDS encoding response regulator, with the protein MNQKKILLIDDELDILEILSYNLEKEGYDIYTATNGNEGIEKAKEIIPDLILLDVMMPEKDGIETCQELRKVKELQKSLIVFLSARSEEFSQLAGFQAGANDYIVKLIKPKILISKVNALLQLTSQVSDNAKLIEIGDLIIDKDNFRVSKAGQQFLLPKKEFDLLYLLASNTEKVFKREEILEKVWGNDVIVGERTIDVHIRRLREKLGINTIQTLKGIGYKLIV; encoded by the coding sequence ATGAACCAAAAGAAAATACTCTTAATAGACGATGAACTGGATATTTTAGAGATTCTGTCTTATAACCTGGAAAAGGAAGGCTACGATATTTATACCGCTACCAATGGTAACGAAGGAATAGAAAAAGCTAAAGAAATTATTCCGGACCTTATATTACTGGATGTGATGATGCCAGAAAAAGATGGTATCGAAACTTGCCAGGAACTTCGCAAAGTTAAAGAACTTCAAAAATCATTAATTGTTTTTCTTTCTGCAAGAAGTGAAGAATTTTCTCAATTAGCCGGTTTTCAGGCAGGAGCAAATGATTACATCGTAAAACTGATCAAACCAAAAATTCTTATTTCTAAAGTAAACGCCCTATTACAATTAACATCTCAGGTTTCTGACAATGCTAAATTAATTGAAATCGGAGACTTAATTATTGATAAAGATAATTTCAGAGTTTCTAAAGCTGGGCAGCAGTTTTTACTTCCAAAAAAAGAATTTGATCTGCTTTATCTTTTAGCATCTAACACTGAAAAAGTTTTCAAAAGAGAAGAAATTCTAGAGAAAGTTTGGGGTAATGATGTTATCGTTGGTGAAAGAACGATCGATGTTCATATCAGAAGATTGAGAGAGAAATTAGGAATTAATACCATTCAGACTCTAAAAGGAATAGGATATAAGTTGATCGTTTAA
- a CDS encoding M1 family metallopeptidase, translated as MKKAILSIALLGIFFSAHVSAQTETSGREKVYRATHTKVTELKHTKLKVNFDYQKEQMGGEEWLTASPYFYPTNQLVLEAKSMLIHEVALDNNGKRSPLKYEYKDDVLTINLDKTYQKDQDYTVYIKYTSRPNEVKQEGSAAINDAKGLYFINAQGKDPDKPIQIWTQGETESSSAWFPTIDKPNQKTTQEIYMTVPDKYVTLSNGILKDSQKESNGQRTDHWVMDKRHSTYLFFMGVGDYAIVKDKWKNIPVDYYIEKEYEPYAKQIYGNTPEMIEFFSKKMGYDYPWAKYAQISGRDYVSGAMENTTATLHGSDILQKPGQLIDENKWEDTIAHELFHHWFGDLVTAESWSNLTVNESFANYSEYLWNEYKYGKDQADYHQMSDVNMYIHNPTDFKKNLVRFNYDSREDVFDLVTYQKGGGILHMLRNYLGDDAFFAGMNDYLKTNEYKNGEAHQLRLSFEKVSGKDLNWFFNQWYFGSGNPKLNYSYTFEPVKKQVTLVINQTQDQLFEFPLALDVYDNGKPKRYNVWVNAEGKNTFNFDVSKTPDLININADGVLVSEITETKTPEQNLMQFTNSKEFKSRYSALKAIKDQVGKNPAATRLLSAALKDPYFRVRMKALELMDLSNPEQSKALAADVEKLATNDPKTLVQGAAVAALAKTKDKKYIPIFEKGVNAVSNSVKGNSLSALVTVDPSKVNTLADKIDLKGASDDLLAQLLPIVVKNKVTSQMANIAPIAAFYPFIKFQNPELGKSAEDGFNWIMTSNDLKATESITKLLGQAKGQVAQNPQAKMMISQMLKDGLSKKMELLKQNPQNAASINKQIDAINKSIEDYK; from the coding sequence ATGAAAAAGGCCATTTTATCGATTGCTTTATTAGGAATTTTCTTTTCTGCTCATGTATCAGCACAAACTGAAACGTCAGGAAGAGAAAAAGTATACAGAGCAACACACACTAAAGTAACGGAACTAAAACATACCAAACTTAAAGTAAATTTTGATTATCAGAAAGAACAGATGGGTGGTGAAGAGTGGCTTACTGCTTCACCTTATTTTTATCCCACAAATCAATTGGTTCTGGAAGCTAAGAGTATGTTGATTCATGAAGTGGCTTTAGATAACAACGGTAAAAGATCTCCTTTAAAATATGAATATAAAGATGATGTTTTAACTATTAATTTAGATAAAACATACCAGAAGGATCAGGATTATACGGTTTATATTAAATATACATCGCGCCCAAATGAAGTAAAACAAGAGGGTAGTGCAGCAATTAATGATGCAAAAGGGTTGTATTTTATTAATGCCCAGGGAAAAGATCCTGATAAACCAATTCAGATCTGGACTCAGGGTGAAACCGAGTCTTCTTCAGCTTGGTTCCCAACAATTGATAAACCCAATCAGAAAACCACTCAGGAAATTTATATGACCGTTCCTGATAAATATGTTACCCTTTCCAATGGAATTTTAAAAGACTCACAGAAAGAATCAAATGGACAGAGAACGGATCACTGGGTTATGGATAAAAGACATTCTACTTATCTGTTTTTTATGGGAGTTGGAGATTATGCTATCGTAAAAGACAAATGGAAAAATATTCCGGTGGATTATTACATAGAAAAGGAATATGAACCTTATGCAAAACAGATCTACGGAAATACTCCGGAGATGATCGAGTTTTTCTCTAAGAAAATGGGTTATGATTACCCTTGGGCAAAATATGCGCAGATTTCCGGGAGGGATTATGTAAGTGGAGCTATGGAAAATACTACGGCAACACTTCATGGAAGTGATATCTTACAAAAACCGGGACAGCTGATTGATGAGAATAAATGGGAAGATACTATTGCTCACGAATTATTCCACCATTGGTTTGGAGATCTTGTGACAGCAGAAAGCTGGAGTAATCTTACAGTAAACGAATCTTTCGCCAACTATTCAGAGTACTTATGGAACGAATATAAATATGGTAAAGATCAGGCAGATTATCATCAGATGAGCGATGTGAATATGTATATTCATAATCCTACTGATTTTAAGAAAAATCTTGTTCGATTTAATTATGATTCCCGTGAAGATGTTTTTGACCTTGTAACCTATCAGAAAGGTGGTGGAATCCTTCACATGTTGAGAAATTATTTAGGGGATGATGCATTCTTTGCCGGAATGAATGATTACCTGAAGACCAATGAATATAAAAATGGGGAAGCACATCAGCTAAGACTTTCTTTTGAGAAAGTTTCGGGAAAAGATTTGAACTGGTTTTTTAATCAGTGGTATTTTGGTAGCGGAAATCCAAAGTTGAACTATTCTTATACATTTGAACCTGTTAAAAAGCAGGTTACTTTGGTGATCAACCAAACCCAGGATCAACTATTTGAATTCCCATTGGCTCTTGATGTATATGATAACGGAAAACCTAAAAGATATAATGTCTGGGTAAATGCTGAAGGTAAGAATACATTTAATTTTGATGTTTCAAAAACTCCTGATTTGATCAATATCAATGCTGATGGAGTATTGGTGTCTGAGATTACAGAGACAAAAACTCCTGAACAGAATTTAATGCAATTCACAAACTCTAAAGAATTTAAGAGCAGATATAGTGCATTGAAAGCAATTAAGGATCAGGTTGGTAAAAATCCGGCTGCAACAAGGTTATTGTCTGCTGCTTTAAAAGATCCTTACTTCAGGGTACGAATGAAAGCATTGGAATTAATGGATCTATCCAATCCTGAGCAATCAAAAGCTTTAGCTGCGGATGTGGAAAAATTGGCAACCAATGATCCAAAAACTTTAGTGCAGGGTGCTGCTGTTGCTGCTTTAGCAAAAACAAAGGATAAGAAATATATTCCGATTTTTGAAAAAGGAGTGAATGCTGTTTCTAACTCAGTAAAAGGAAACTCTCTATCAGCATTAGTTACTGTTGATCCTTCTAAAGTTAATACATTAGCAGATAAGATTGATTTAAAAGGAGCTTCCGATGATTTATTGGCACAGTTGCTACCTATTGTGGTCAAAAATAAAGTAACTTCTCAAATGGCTAATATTGCTCCTATTGCAGCTTTTTATCCATTTATTAAATTCCAGAACCCGGAATTAGGAAAGTCTGCAGAAGACGGCTTCAACTGGATCATGACTTCAAATGATCTTAAAGCTACAGAAAGCATTACCAAATTGTTGGGGCAGGCAAAAGGTCAGGTTGCTCAAAATCCTCAAGCTAAGATGATGATCTCTCAAATGTTGAAAGATGGTCTTAGTAAAAAAATGGAATTATTGAAGCAAAACCCACAAAATGCAGCAAGCATTAATAAGCAAATAGATGCCATAAACAAAAGCATCGAAGATTATAAATAA
- a CDS encoding plasmid pRiA4b ORF-3 family protein yields the protein MVYKIRVILDAKEDIFRDIEVKGKQTLWNLHLGIKSAFSLQGDELSTFNLLEEDGTIVKSVPLEDMSDDGDGEIMSDVYIDEAFAKEGDKAQFQYGLLDLWEFFCELVEVIEETKGVNYPITVYRFGNVPLKAPSKSGNGGASKKKSAMPLMDDEFNFDDDFGSGDSFADEDDNFDDEEEEDYNDDVFDEEDDNEEV from the coding sequence ATGGTTTACAAAATCCGCGTAATATTAGATGCGAAAGAAGATATTTTCCGTGATATCGAAGTAAAGGGAAAACAGACACTATGGAATTTACATCTAGGAATTAAGAGTGCGTTCAGCTTGCAAGGAGATGAGCTTTCAACTTTTAATTTACTGGAAGAAGATGGTACGATAGTAAAAAGTGTTCCACTAGAGGATATGAGTGATGATGGTGATGGCGAAATTATGTCAGATGTATATATTGATGAGGCTTTTGCAAAAGAAGGGGATAAAGCTCAATTCCAATATGGACTTCTGGATCTTTGGGAATTCTTCTGTGAGCTTGTTGAAGTAATTGAAGAAACAAAAGGAGTTAATTATCCAATTACAGTATACCGATTTGGAAATGTTCCTTTAAAAGCACCAAGTAAAAGTGGAAATGGGGGTGCATCTAAAAAGAAATCGGCTATGCCTCTGATGGACGACGAATTCAATTTTGACGATGATTTTGGAAGTGGTGATAGCTTTGCTGATGAAGATGACAACTTTGATGATGAGGAAGAAGAAGACTATAACGATGATGTCTTCGATGAGGAAGATGATAATGAAGAAGTATAA
- a CDS encoding serine hydrolase domain-containing protein: MLKKILFCVSIGVFSLNFGQNINKEKLDSYFKTLDKEHRVMGSFAIADHGKVIYTNTIGFSDVESNKRADINTIYRIGSITKTFTAVLIMKAVESKKLTLDTRLSQFFPQIKNAEKIKIEYLLDHRSGIHNFTDDGLYMTYYLQPISQEKLIDIIQKAGSDFEPGSKFSYSNSNYSLLGFILEKVYKKSYTQLIEEYITAPLQLKYTKVGGKIEPSKNMANSYTYQNNNYVKSPETDMSVPLGAGNLVSTPSELITFMDGLVSGKLISKESLGKMRNFKEHYGFGLTEVPFEGKMGFGHNGGIDHFSSVISYFPDGEKSFAMISNQSNFGNENISTAALSAAYGKDFEIPSFTVISVPENELQQFIGTYATKEMPMKINIFVKDKVLMAQATGQGAFPLEATSKTSFKFDTAGIVIDFNPAKKEFILSQGGNKIIFVKE; this comes from the coding sequence ATGTTGAAAAAAATACTTTTTTGTGTTTCTATTGGAGTTTTCAGTTTAAATTTCGGTCAAAATATTAACAAAGAAAAACTTGATAGCTACTTTAAAACTTTAGACAAAGAGCATAGAGTAATGGGTAGTTTTGCCATTGCAGACCATGGAAAAGTAATCTACACCAATACGATTGGATTTTCCGATGTTGAAAGTAATAAAAGAGCTGATATCAATACCATTTACAGAATAGGCTCTATAACGAAAACTTTCACAGCAGTTTTGATTATGAAAGCAGTAGAAAGTAAAAAACTCACTCTCGACACCAGACTAAGTCAGTTTTTTCCTCAAATAAAGAATGCCGAAAAGATCAAAATAGAATATCTTTTAGATCACAGAAGTGGAATTCATAACTTCACTGATGATGGTCTGTATATGACCTACTATCTGCAGCCCATTTCACAGGAAAAACTCATCGATATTATTCAGAAAGCAGGTTCGGATTTTGAACCGGGCAGTAAATTTAGTTACAGTAATTCAAATTATTCTTTACTCGGCTTTATTTTAGAGAAAGTTTATAAAAAATCTTACACTCAGTTAATTGAAGAATACATCACCGCACCCTTGCAATTAAAATATACTAAAGTAGGTGGCAAAATAGAGCCTTCGAAAAATATGGCTAATTCATATACTTATCAAAATAATAATTACGTGAAAAGTCCTGAAACAGATATGTCTGTCCCTCTTGGTGCAGGAAACTTAGTTTCTACCCCCTCCGAGCTAATCACCTTCATGGATGGTTTAGTTTCAGGGAAGCTTATTTCAAAAGAAAGTCTGGGAAAAATGCGTAATTTTAAAGAACATTACGGTTTTGGATTGACTGAAGTTCCTTTTGAAGGGAAAATGGGTTTTGGACATAATGGAGGAATCGATCATTTTAGTTCGGTAATATCATATTTTCCGGATGGTGAGAAGTCTTTTGCAATGATTAGTAATCAAAGTAATTTTGGAAATGAAAATATTTCTACAGCAGCTTTGAGTGCTGCCTATGGAAAAGATTTTGAAATTCCGAGTTTCACAGTGATTAGTGTTCCTGAAAATGAACTGCAGCAATTTATTGGAACTTATGCCACGAAAGAGATGCCTATGAAAATTAATATTTTTGTTAAAGATAAAGTATTAATGGCTCAGGCAACAGGGCAAGGAGCTTTTCCTTTAGAAGCAACTTCCAAAACAAGTTTTAAATTTGATACAGCTGGAATTGTCATTGATTTTAATCCAGCCAAAAAGGAATTTATACTCTCGCAGGGTGGTAATAAAATTATATTTGTAAAAGAATAA
- a CDS encoding alpha-amylase family glycosyl hydrolase, whose translation MKKIILLAIIGLGIVSCAIQNTNKTMDLPRDWKHSTNIYEVNIRQYTKEGTFKAFEKEMPRLKSMGVKVLWFMPITPIAQQNKKGSLGSPYAAADYTSINSEFGTINDFNHMVNEAHRLGFKVIIDWVANHTGWDHIWTKTHPEFYLKDPDGKFHIASGMDDIIELDYKNQEMRKAMIDAMKFWVKETNIDGFRCDLASWVEVDFWVQARPEVETIKPLFWLGEFDELESPEYGKVFDASYSWKWMHTSEDYYKKDLPLQDLKDLLIKYSNIGDSSMRAWFTSNHDENSWNGTEYEKYGVITKPMAVFSATWNGIPLLYSGQELPNMKRLEFFEKDAIEWTNNYQVADFYRTLLELKSSNSALRGGDANVITYLLNTTANDKILAYIRKNDKDEVLVILNMSKEDVNFSIQDENLSGTFRNVFDGTKMDFNTGKDFNFKVSDYKVFEK comes from the coding sequence ATGAAAAAAATAATTTTATTAGCAATTATTGGCTTAGGAATTGTTTCCTGTGCTATACAAAATACAAATAAGACAATGGATTTACCCAGAGATTGGAAGCATTCTACTAATATTTATGAAGTCAATATAAGACAATACACTAAGGAAGGAACTTTTAAAGCATTTGAAAAAGAAATGCCGCGCCTAAAATCAATGGGAGTGAAGGTACTCTGGTTTATGCCTATTACTCCAATTGCCCAGCAAAATAAAAAAGGAAGCTTAGGAAGTCCTTATGCAGCTGCAGATTACACTTCTATTAATTCGGAGTTCGGTACAATCAATGATTTCAATCATATGGTGAATGAGGCACATCGATTAGGGTTTAAGGTGATCATCGATTGGGTTGCCAATCATACAGGGTGGGACCATATCTGGACAAAAACACATCCTGAATTTTATTTAAAAGATCCTGATGGAAAGTTTCACATTGCTTCAGGAATGGATGATATCATTGAACTTGACTATAAAAATCAAGAGATGCGAAAAGCAATGATTGATGCAATGAAATTTTGGGTTAAAGAAACAAATATCGACGGTTTCAGATGTGATCTTGCTTCGTGGGTTGAAGTTGATTTCTGGGTGCAGGCACGTCCTGAAGTGGAGACCATCAAACCGCTTTTCTGGTTAGGCGAGTTTGATGAATTGGAAAGTCCCGAATATGGAAAGGTTTTCGATGCGAGTTATTCATGGAAATGGATGCACACATCTGAAGACTATTATAAGAAGGATCTTCCATTACAGGATTTAAAAGACTTGCTGATTAAATATTCTAATATTGGAGACTCTTCAATGCGGGCATGGTTTACCAGCAATCATGATGAGAATTCATGGAATGGAACAGAGTACGAAAAGTACGGAGTCATCACCAAACCAATGGCTGTTTTCTCAGCAACATGGAATGGTATTCCTTTATTGTATTCCGGACAGGAGCTGCCTAATATGAAACGATTGGAGTTTTTCGAAAAGGATGCTATAGAATGGACAAACAATTATCAGGTTGCAGATTTTTACAGGACATTATTGGAGTTGAAATCTTCAAATTCGGCCTTAAGAGGTGGGGATGCAAACGTTATAACCTATCTTCTGAATACAACTGCTAATGATAAAATTTTAGCCTATATCAGGAAGAATGATAAAGATGAGGTTTTAGTTATTTTAAACATGTCAAAAGAAGATGTAAATTTCAGTATTCAGGATGAAAACCTGTCAGGAACATTTAGAAATGTATTTGATGGAACAAAAATGGACTTTAATACAGGTAAAGATTTTAATTTTAAAGTTTCTGATTACAAAGTGTTTGAAAAATGA